In one window of Trachemys scripta elegans isolate TJP31775 chromosome 5, CAS_Tse_1.0, whole genome shotgun sequence DNA:
- the GRSF1 gene encoding G-rich sequence factor 1, whose protein sequence is MARHDKIASIDNTAEEAYHVILFPFKSRYIEIFPSRGSEVRTHSGLFRGKKMNTYPSTKPIEESESVFEENEQGQPLGPTADCESEKEKDSYREVIDEPRAASEFESTLSLLHFVHLRGLPFHASAQDIVNFFAPLKPAKITMEYNSNGKATGEADVHFETLDDAVAAMAKNRSHVQHRYIELFLNSSPQRKQDC, encoded by the exons GCGTACCATGTaatcctttttccttttaaatctaGATATATAGAAATATTTCCAAGTAGGGGGAGTGAAGTTCGAACCCATAGCGGTTTGTTCAGGGGGAAGAAGATGAATACTTATCCAAGTACTAAACCGATAGAAGAATCAGAATCAGTCTTTGAAGAAAATGAACAGGGTCAGCCCCTAGGACCTACTGCAGATTGtgaaagtgaaaaagaaaagg ACTCTTACAGAGAAGTGATTGACGAGCCTCGGGCCGCGTCAGAATTCGAGAGTACCTTGTCACTGCTGCATTTTGTCCATCTGAGAGGTCTGCCTTTCCACGCTAGTGCCCAAGACATTGTAAAT ttttttGCTCCACTGAAACCTGCAAAAATCACCATGGAATATAATTCCAATGGGAAAGCTACAGGAGAAGCAGATGTACATTTTGAGACTCTTGACGATGCAGTTGCTGCTATGGCCAAGAACAGGTCACACGTGC AGCATAGATATATTGAATTATTCCTGAATTCATCTCCACAAAGAAAACAAGATTGCTAG